In the genome of Vicia villosa cultivar HV-30 ecotype Madison, WI linkage group LG7, Vvil1.0, whole genome shotgun sequence, one region contains:
- the LOC131618582 gene encoding eukaryotic translation initiation factor 5A-5-like: MSDEEHQFESKADAGASKTYPQQAGTIRKSGHIVIKNRPCKVVEVSTSKIGKHGRAKCHFVAIDIFTGKKLEDIVPSSHNCDVPHVNRTDYQLIDISEDGFVR, encoded by the exons ATGTCGGATGAAGAGCATCAATTTGAATCCAAGGCCGATGCCGGTGCCTCCAAAACCTACCCCCAGCAGGCCGGTACCATCCGTAAAAGTGGTCACATTGTTATCAAGAATCGTCCCTGCAAA GTTGTGGAGGTTTCCACATCTAAGATTGGAAAGCACGGTCGCGCAAAGTGTCATTTTGTTGCTATTGATATTTTTACCGGCAAGAAACTTGAAGATATTGTGCCTTCTTCTCATAATTGTGAT GTTCCTCATGTGAATCGTACTGACTACCAGCTCATTGATATCTCTGAGGATGGATTTGTAAGATGA